From a single Octopus sinensis linkage group LG5, ASM634580v1, whole genome shotgun sequence genomic region:
- the LOC115212069 gene encoding uncharacterized protein LOC115212069 isoform X2, with protein MPIRNINERSCSTYRKCVEAMRNNTLICNKRANGTSCTGCCVGHLCNKNEFIGWTKSFVFRLIFKKFNEYKIPAENISRAMEHKFLTVTGKFRVEYPGVQSQLRRNISQVLNKFQALLNMNLLDESSSTGNGTEDRTAETNF; from the exons ATGCCGATTCGCAATATCAATGAAAGGTCCTGCAGCacatacagaaaatgtgttgaaGCTATGAGAAACAATACCCTTATATGCAATAAACGGGCGAATGGCACGTCTTGTACTGGTTGTTGCGTCGGACACTTATGTAACAAGAATGAGTTCATTG GCTGGACCAAATCCTTCGTATTtcgtttgatttttaaaaagttcaaCGAATATAAAATCCCTGCTGAGAACATATCAAGAGCC ATGGAGCATAAGTTTTTAACCGTGACTGGAAAATTCAGAGTTGAATATCCTGG TGTTCAAAGTCAACTGCGGCGCAATATCTCCCAAGTTTTGAACAAATTCCAGGCATTGCTCAACATGAATTTGCTTGATGAAA GTTCAAGTACTGGTAATGGAACAGAGGATAGAACAGCAGAAACAAACTTTTGA
- the LOC115212069 gene encoding uncharacterized protein LOC115212069 isoform X1: MTGKSKREHFWRVSKILVRKLNAWNIISAINSHAAAVVRNDAGKLKWTEEKLKELDRKSRKVLSMYGTNHPCAGIDSRYTKRATGRKGWTKSFAFRLILKSFNEYKKPAENISRAMEHKFLTVTGKFRVEYPGVQSQLRRNISQVLNKFQALLNMNLLDESSSTGNGTEDRTAETNF, from the exons atgacgggaaagagtaaaagagagcactTTTGGCGAGTGAGCAAAATATTGGTTCGAAAGCTGAATGCCTGGAACATAATTTCGGCGATAAACTCGCACGCAGCCGCAGTAGTTCGGAATGATGCTGGAAaactgaagtggacagaggagaaGCTAAAGGAgttggacaggaagtcaagaaaggtcCTATCGATGTATGGAACCAATCATCCATGTGCAGGCATTGATAGCCGATACACGAAGAGAGCGACAGGAAGAAAGG GCTGGACCAAATCCTTCGCATTTCGTTTGATTTTAAAATCTTTCAACGAATATAAAAAACCTGCTGAGAACATATCAAGAGCC ATGGAGCATAAGTTTTTAACCGTGACTGGAAAATTCAGAGTTGAATATCCTGG TGTTCAAAGTCAACTGCGGCGCAATATCTCCCAAGTTTTGAACAAATTCCAGGCATTGCTCAACATGAATTTGCTTGATGAAA GTTCAAGTACTGGTAATGGAACAGAGGATAGAACAGCAGAAACAAACTTTTGA